Proteins from a single region of Sandaracinaceae bacterium:
- a CDS encoding patatin-like phospholipase family protein, translating to MHTVLYVGAPLDEGGARELLMMREGARRAGDGSFVYQLPGRTLRLFAVSDPGVAMRVLAERSVDALVIDTRVESLTGAPDSATQDGPFALTRAGQLLSRLFPDDELHAAVQRDRVIGIVGRGGADAAFRFGTYRVRSVLDQPALDTLEEQIAQQTERLRSGKVAICLAGGGVEGLFYEIGVLRALESFLVDRAIVDFDLFCGISAGALIGCMLANGVGPDEIGRGLAGGRARVDPIRRAEIFDPNLKELGPRVAQAASELLRGGEGPRGALSSVFRAVPGGIFAGDKLRDYLERHLTRPGMRNHFDDLRRPLFVGATDQDTSQAVVFGEDGFRHVPVHKAVRASAALVPFYAPEQIDGRYYIDGAFTRTTNMRVAVRQGATMVILVDPLVPVFSDTAGHVHSRGGVYSTMQGLKALINGRFDKAVRAIREMHPEVSFYLFRPYGDEMRILGGSPMKYFYRREVEDVAYRNTVDKIRASYDELQRDFARHGIAFRDPEEARAPRALGAAGVSRAQLGIGL from the coding sequence ATGCATACCGTACTCTACGTGGGGGCCCCGCTCGACGAGGGCGGCGCGCGTGAGCTGCTGATGATGCGCGAGGGCGCCCGCCGCGCGGGCGACGGGTCCTTCGTGTACCAACTCCCCGGGCGCACGCTGCGCCTCTTCGCGGTGAGCGACCCCGGGGTGGCGATGCGCGTCCTGGCCGAGCGCTCGGTGGACGCGCTGGTGATCGACACGCGGGTGGAGTCGCTCACGGGGGCGCCCGACAGCGCCACCCAAGACGGCCCCTTTGCGCTCACCCGCGCGGGGCAGCTCTTGTCGCGGCTCTTTCCCGACGACGAGCTGCACGCGGCCGTCCAACGTGACCGGGTCATCGGCATCGTCGGCCGTGGTGGCGCGGACGCCGCCTTCCGCTTCGGCACCTATCGAGTGCGCTCCGTGCTGGACCAGCCGGCCCTCGACACCCTCGAGGAGCAGATCGCCCAGCAGACCGAGAGGCTGCGGTCCGGGAAGGTGGCCATCTGTCTGGCTGGCGGCGGGGTCGAGGGGCTCTTCTACGAGATCGGCGTGCTGCGCGCGCTGGAGTCGTTCCTCGTGGACCGCGCCATCGTGGATTTCGACTTGTTCTGCGGGATCAGCGCGGGCGCGTTGATCGGCTGCATGCTCGCGAACGGGGTGGGCCCCGACGAGATTGGGCGTGGTCTTGCGGGAGGACGGGCGCGCGTGGACCCGATCCGCCGCGCCGAGATCTTCGACCCCAACCTGAAGGAACTGGGCCCGCGGGTGGCGCAGGCTGCGTCCGAGCTGCTGCGTGGTGGCGAGGGGCCGCGGGGCGCGCTGTCGTCGGTGTTCCGCGCCGTGCCAGGCGGCATCTTCGCGGGGGACAAGCTACGCGACTACCTGGAGCGCCACCTGACGCGTCCGGGCATGCGCAACCACTTCGACGACCTGCGCCGGCCTCTGTTCGTAGGTGCCACGGACCAAGACACGTCGCAGGCGGTGGTCTTCGGCGAGGACGGATTCCGTCACGTGCCGGTGCACAAGGCCGTGCGTGCGTCGGCGGCGTTGGTACCGTTCTACGCCCCCGAGCAGATCGACGGGCGCTACTACATCGACGGCGCGTTCACGCGCACCACCAACATGCGCGTGGCCGTGCGGCAGGGGGCCACCATGGTCATCCTGGTGGACCCGCTGGTCCCCGTGTTCTCGGACACGGCGGGGCACGTCCACTCGCGCGGAGGGGTGTACTCCACCATGCAGGGGCTCAAAGCGCTCATCAACGGGCGCTTCGACAAGGCCGTGCGCGCCATCCGCGAGATGCACCCCGAGGTGAGCTTCTACCTGTTCCGCCCGTATGGTGACGAGATGCGCATCCTGGGCGGCTCACCCATGAAGTACTTCTATAGGCGCGAGGTGGAGGACGTGGCCTACCGCAACACGGTGGACAAGATTCGCGCTTCTTACGACGAGCTGCAGCGAGACTTCGCGCGGCACGGCATCGCCTTCCGCGACCCCGAGGAGGCCCGGGCCCCGCGCGCCCTCGGCGCTGCGGGCGTTTCCCGCGCCCAGCTGGGCATCGGCCTCTGA